Proteins encoded in a region of the Sterolibacterium denitrificans genome:
- a CDS encoding energy transducer TonB, with protein sequence MYPPSRFSLAVALLISLLLHLSLLGAGLLLQPQALSSNRQAAAARIDTRLLPPATQNLAEPLLKNTLAEETAPPPDPPAEPARAAAQSLASSSSPASAKPRASSASSAARQTAQRKLAAHIYYPEEAVARGLEGEVRLLLTLAPDGRLLDAVIAASSGHALLDQAALDAVRTMGGLPDAGVVELILPVVFRLQ encoded by the coding sequence ATGTACCCGCCCTCTCGCTTCTCCCTGGCCGTCGCCCTGCTGATCTCCCTGCTTCTGCACCTGTCATTGCTCGGCGCCGGCCTGCTGCTGCAGCCGCAGGCTTTGTCGAGCAACCGTCAGGCCGCAGCCGCACGGATCGATACCCGCCTGCTGCCGCCCGCAACGCAGAACCTGGCCGAGCCGCTGCTGAAGAACACCCTGGCCGAAGAAACCGCGCCACCGCCCGATCCTCCCGCCGAACCGGCACGCGCCGCTGCGCAATCCCTGGCATCCTCATCCTCGCCGGCATCGGCAAAGCCGCGCGCTTCAAGCGCATCATCCGCCGCACGGCAGACGGCGCAACGCAAGCTCGCCGCACATATCTACTACCCGGAAGAAGCCGTGGCACGCGGACTGGAAGGCGAGGTGCGCCTGCTGCTGACGCTCGCCCCGGACGGCCGGCTGCTCGATGCCGTGATTGCCGCAAGCAGCGGTCATGCGCTACTCGACCAGGCTGCGCTCGATGCCGTGCGGACGATGGGCGGGCTACCCGATGCCGGCGTCGTGGAGTTGATCCTGCCCGTCGTGTTCAGGCTGCAGTGA
- a CDS encoding (2Fe-2S) ferredoxin domain-containing protein → MNYYKHHVFFCTNQREPGMVCCGARGGVELRNYAKDRIKALGLNEGEAGQRIRINSAGCFDRCDEGPVLVVYPEGVWYTYIDKEDIDEIIDTHLIGGQVVERLRI, encoded by the coding sequence ATGAACTATTACAAGCACCACGTTTTCTTCTGCACCAACCAGCGTGAACCCGGCATGGTCTGCTGCGGCGCGCGCGGCGGCGTCGAACTGCGCAATTACGCCAAGGATCGCATCAAGGCACTGGGCCTGAACGAAGGCGAAGCGGGGCAACGCATCCGCATCAACTCTGCCGGCTGTTTCGATCGCTGCGACGAAGGGCCGGTGCTCGTCGTCTATCCCGAGGGCGTCTGGTACACCTATATCGACAAGGAAGACATCGACGAAATCATCGACACGCACCTGATCGGTGGCCAGGTCGTCGAACGCCTGCGCATCTGA
- a CDS encoding ATP-binding cassette domain-containing protein codes for MPDILSVADLRKSYAGREVVTGVSFGLRRGECYGLLGPNGAGKTTTLRCCLGLTTPDAGAIQMAGLPVPQRAREARSRVGIVPQFDNLDPDFSVAENLLVFGRYFGLADAATRARIPALLEFAGLTGKDDAPLASLSGGMKRRLTLARALVNDPDLLILDEPTTGLDPQARHLIWERLKRLLQQGKTILLTTHFMDEAERLCDRLAILDAGRIVAEGAPHELITRHIEPQVVELYGENAPDWARQQADGLATRIEVSGETAFCYVTDDKLAALLALTGAAPGLRVLHRRANLEDVFLKLTGRELRD; via the coding sequence ATGCCGGACATCCTGTCGGTTGCCGACCTGCGCAAGTCGTATGCGGGCCGCGAAGTCGTCACCGGCGTGAGCTTCGGCCTGCGGCGCGGCGAATGCTACGGCCTGCTCGGCCCCAACGGCGCCGGCAAGACCACCACCCTGCGCTGCTGCCTGGGGCTGACCACGCCCGATGCCGGCGCGATCCAGATGGCCGGCCTGCCGGTGCCGCAGCGCGCCCGCGAAGCCCGCAGCCGCGTCGGCATCGTGCCGCAATTCGACAACCTCGATCCGGATTTCAGCGTCGCCGAAAACCTGCTGGTGTTCGGCCGTTATTTCGGTCTGGCGGATGCGGCCACCCGCGCGCGGATTCCCGCCCTGCTCGAATTCGCCGGTCTGACCGGCAAGGACGATGCGCCGCTGGCCAGCCTGTCCGGCGGCATGAAACGGCGCCTGACGCTGGCGCGCGCCCTGGTGAATGATCCGGATCTGCTGATCCTCGACGAACCGACCACCGGCCTCGATCCCCAGGCGCGCCACCTGATCTGGGAACGCCTGAAGCGCCTGCTGCAGCAAGGCAAGACCATTCTGTTGACGACGCATTTCATGGACGAGGCCGAGCGTCTGTGCGATCGCCTCGCCATCCTCGACGCGGGACGCATCGTTGCCGAAGGCGCGCCGCACGAACTGATCACGCGCCACATCGAGCCGCAAGTGGTCGAACTCTACGGCGAGAACGCGCCGGACTGGGCGCGGCAACAGGCGGACGGGCTGGCGACGCGGATCGAGGTCAGCGGCGAAACCGCCTTCTGCTATGTCACCGACGACAAGCTCGCGGCGCTGCTCGCGCTGACCGGTGCTGCGCCGGGCCTGCGCGTGCTGCACCGCCGCGCCAACCTCGAAGACGTTTTCCTCAAGCTCACCGGCCGCGAACTGCGCGACTGA
- a CDS encoding putative bifunctional diguanylate cyclase/phosphodiesterase yields MTKAAPLLPANSFRKQVIWAVIAANLLVGLLTVLVLGNVHGFGVPAAIMTAVFFISASLLAARLLLRASAQQQAGRESLAAVKQAQQEGERRWRKMFDQSPLGAAIVAPGHGFLDANETLCRILGYEREELLAKNFRDVMHPEELPQELERMQRLLTGDAEHYNSESRYLSQSGADVWAQVSMSLVKDGNGQPLYFLPLIQDIGMRKQAEEQINYLAYHDALTGLPNRQLAKDRLDHAVAYASREKSGVGVLHLDLDHFKAINDTLGHPVGDGLIKKIADTLRDCVRTTDTIARLGGDEFLIILANVIDPEIISTIATKVQETLGTTFKVQGHDLTTSVSIGIAVYPEDGKDFDSLLKKADTALYKAKASGRNTYQFYTEQMNNEAVEYLKIRNGLRQALINDEFLLHYQPQINLADGKVVGVEALIRWRHPEMGILQPGRFIAIAEESGLIVPMGDWALKHACQQAVEWRKAGLPPIVVAVNLSAIQFQRGDIEKSVVQALNESGHDPQYLELELTESILVQDIEKTLEILKRLKSMGIKLSIDDFGTGYSSLSYLKRFDVDKLKIDQSFVRDMASDKNDAAIVHAIIQMARSLNLQVIAEGVEDETLVAMLHGQHCDEAQGYHFARPMAAAAFVEYMENLIAAKAIA; encoded by the coding sequence ATGACCAAAGCCGCACCATTACTGCCAGCCAACTCTTTCCGCAAGCAGGTGATCTGGGCAGTGATTGCCGCGAATCTGCTGGTGGGACTCCTGACGGTACTGGTCCTTGGCAACGTTCACGGCTTTGGCGTGCCGGCTGCCATCATGACGGCCGTTTTCTTCATCTCTGCTTCGTTGCTGGCGGCACGCCTGCTGTTGCGTGCATCGGCGCAGCAGCAGGCCGGTCGTGAATCGCTGGCCGCTGTGAAGCAGGCGCAGCAGGAGGGCGAGCGGCGCTGGCGCAAAATGTTCGACCAGTCGCCGCTGGGCGCCGCCATCGTGGCGCCCGGTCATGGTTTCCTCGACGCCAATGAAACGCTCTGCCGGATCCTCGGCTATGAACGCGAGGAGCTGCTGGCGAAGAACTTCCGCGATGTCATGCATCCGGAAGAGCTGCCCCAGGAGCTGGAACGCATGCAGCGTCTGCTGACTGGCGATGCCGAGCATTACAACAGCGAAAGCCGTTATCTGTCGCAGAGCGGGGCGGATGTCTGGGCACAGGTGTCGATGAGCCTGGTAAAGGATGGCAATGGCCAGCCGCTCTATTTTCTGCCGCTGATCCAGGACATCGGCATGCGCAAGCAGGCCGAGGAGCAGATCAACTATCTGGCCTATCACGATGCGCTGACCGGTCTGCCCAACCGCCAACTGGCCAAGGACCGTCTGGATCATGCCGTGGCCTACGCCTCGCGCGAGAAGAGCGGGGTGGGCGTGCTGCACCTGGATCTCGATCACTTCAAGGCGATCAACGATACCCTCGGCCACCCGGTCGGGGACGGACTGATCAAGAAAATTGCCGACACGCTGCGCGACTGCGTGCGCACGACCGACACCATTGCCCGCCTGGGCGGCGACGAATTCCTGATCATCCTGGCCAATGTGATCGATCCGGAAATCATTTCCACCATCGCCACCAAGGTGCAGGAAACCCTGGGCACCACCTTCAAGGTGCAGGGGCACGACCTGACCACCTCGGTTTCCATCGGCATCGCCGTCTATCCGGAAGACGGCAAGGATTTCGATTCCCTGCTGAAGAAGGCGGATACCGCGCTCTACAAGGCCAAGGCCAGCGGCCGCAATACCTACCAGTTCTACACCGAGCAGATGAACAACGAAGCCGTCGAATATCTGAAGATTCGCAACGGCTTGCGCCAGGCGTTGATCAACGACGAATTCCTGCTGCACTACCAGCCGCAGATCAATCTGGCCGATGGCAAGGTGGTCGGGGTGGAGGCGCTGATTCGCTGGCGCCATCCGGAGATGGGCATCCTGCAGCCGGGACGGTTCATCGCCATTGCCGAGGAGAGCGGCCTGATCGTGCCCATGGGCGACTGGGCGCTCAAGCATGCCTGCCAGCAGGCGGTCGAATGGCGCAAGGCCGGCCTGCCGCCGATCGTCGTTGCGGTGAACCTGTCGGCGATCCAGTTCCAGCGCGGCGACATCGAGAAAAGCGTGGTGCAGGCGCTCAACGAATCCGGCCACGATCCGCAGTATCTGGAGCTCGAACTGACCGAATCGATCCTGGTGCAGGATATCGAGAAGACCCTGGAAATCCTCAAGCGCCTGAAGTCGATGGGCATCAAGCTGTCAATCGATGATTTCGGCACCGGCTATTCCAGCCTCTCCTACCTCAAGCGTTTCGATGTCGACAAGCTCAAGATCGACCAGTCCTTCGTGCGCGACATGGCCAGCGACAAGAACGATGCCGCCATCGTGCATGCCATCATCCAGATGGCGCGCAGCCTGAACCTGCAGGTGATTGCCGAAGGCGTCGAGGACGAGACCCTGGTTGCCATGCTGCATGGCCAGCACTGCGACGAAGCGCAGGGCTACCACTTCGCGCGGCCGATGGCGGCAGCGGCGTTCGTGGAATACATGGAAAATCTGATCGCGGCCAAGGCCATCGCCTGA
- a CDS encoding PAS domain-containing protein: METERSPDYRQLFEEMPVACLVLARDGSVRQSNRAARRLLGLAHGAPAALQACIADTALPVFESFLQQCFAVAAEGSCELLLSLPALPPEVSNERWIRLEGRLGMDTNMSPEDCTVTVIARDLSAERAAVQATHQQLDFYTNLCARIPGILFQYRLNPDGSTCFPYVSESIPRMYGVTQEQARADVGHLLGRVHPDDLASLRASMRTSAETLQLWRHEYRMMLPSGEIRWRAIEAHPEALANGSVLWHGYTIDVSERMRLQAAVQQYAERCKLVIEGVGDGVWDWDVVNGVLNYSTRWKAMLGYAADEIGTSPEEWYSRVHPDDLPITEANGRQLTDGVTEHTSIEVRLRARDGGWRWILSRAAVVSRDPDGKPLRIIGTNVDITEHRQVEEVVRENEKRWKLALDSVGHGVWEWELATNKCVYSAHWKEILGYAEDEIRDDASEWMTRLHPDDQAVIDESFRSLLAREKATDSIEFRLRCKDGSWKWVHGSGILVVQDQKEQSLRIVGCMSDISERKGVEEALRRSEERWKFALEGAGDGVWDWDVLAGRISFSPRSMQMLGLGSDEMEHDYDTWCQRVHPDDVERGTKNREHHTQQGIDTSSVELRVRHGNGGWIWLQSRGLVVKRDEHGKALRLVGTIRDITELKAEQERLFQVMQEIDARRREAEQLAAAKANFLNAASHDLRQPLYAAQLFADALGQEVCSAQQQIADSLQLAIKSMSAQLEMLLDISRFDMGKLETHKCDVPLVRLLQETETTYGPIARKAGVSLFVRSVDGVVHTDPILFCRLLGNLVDNAIKFSVAGKVLVCARRSRAGFRIEVRDNGPGIAAEYSRKIFDEYFQIGNPERNSGIGLGLGLSIVQRIAHLLELNLDLRSEPGRGAVFSIVLPAAGADSRHSHAPSSRGLANVTQASLQPEHDGQDQLHDAGIG, from the coding sequence ATGGAGACAGAGCGTTCGCCGGATTATCGCCAGTTGTTTGAAGAGATGCCGGTGGCCTGTCTGGTGCTGGCACGCGATGGCAGCGTGCGCCAGAGCAACCGGGCGGCGCGGCGCTTGCTCGGTCTGGCGCACGGCGCGCCCGCCGCCTTGCAGGCTTGCATTGCCGACACTGCGCTGCCGGTGTTCGAGAGCTTCCTGCAGCAGTGCTTTGCCGTTGCGGCGGAGGGGAGTTGCGAGCTGCTGCTGTCGTTGCCTGCGCTGCCGCCCGAGGTATCGAATGAGCGCTGGATCAGGCTCGAAGGCCGGCTGGGCATGGATACGAATATGTCTCCGGAAGATTGCACCGTCACCGTCATTGCGCGCGATCTCAGTGCCGAACGGGCGGCAGTGCAGGCCACCCATCAGCAACTCGATTTCTATACCAATCTGTGCGCGCGGATTCCCGGCATCCTGTTCCAGTACCGGCTGAATCCCGATGGCAGCACGTGTTTCCCCTACGTCAGCGAGTCGATTCCGCGCATGTACGGCGTGACGCAGGAGCAGGCGCGCGCCGACGTCGGCCATCTTCTGGGGCGTGTGCATCCGGATGATCTGGCGTCACTGCGAGCCTCGATGCGAACATCCGCGGAGACATTGCAGCTCTGGCGCCATGAATATCGCATGATGCTGCCGAGTGGTGAAATCCGCTGGCGCGCCATCGAAGCGCATCCGGAAGCGCTCGCCAATGGCAGCGTGCTGTGGCACGGCTACACCATCGATGTCAGCGAGCGCATGCGCCTGCAAGCGGCGGTGCAGCAGTATGCCGAACGCTGCAAGCTGGTGATCGAAGGGGTCGGCGATGGTGTCTGGGACTGGGATGTGGTCAATGGCGTGCTCAATTATTCGACGCGCTGGAAGGCAATGCTCGGCTATGCCGCAGACGAGATCGGTACCAGCCCGGAAGAGTGGTATAGCCGGGTGCATCCGGATGATTTGCCGATCACCGAAGCCAATGGCCGGCAATTGACCGATGGCGTGACGGAACATACCTCGATCGAAGTGCGCCTGCGCGCCCGCGATGGCGGCTGGCGCTGGATACTTTCGCGTGCTGCGGTGGTTTCACGCGATCCGGACGGAAAGCCTTTGCGCATCATCGGCACCAATGTGGACATCACCGAGCACCGGCAGGTGGAGGAAGTCGTCCGCGAGAACGAGAAACGCTGGAAGCTGGCCCTGGATTCGGTGGGCCATGGCGTTTGGGAATGGGAGCTGGCAACCAACAAGTGCGTCTATTCCGCGCACTGGAAGGAGATTCTTGGCTATGCCGAGGACGAGATCCGCGACGATGCCAGCGAGTGGATGACGCGTCTGCACCCCGACGACCAGGCAGTGATCGACGAAAGTTTCCGCAGCCTGCTGGCCCGTGAAAAGGCCACCGACAGCATAGAGTTTCGCCTGCGCTGCAAGGATGGAAGCTGGAAATGGGTGCATGGCAGCGGCATTTTGGTGGTGCAGGATCAGAAGGAGCAGTCGCTGCGCATCGTCGGCTGCATGAGCGACATCAGCGAGCGCAAAGGCGTCGAGGAGGCGCTGCGCCGTAGCGAGGAGCGCTGGAAATTCGCCCTGGAAGGCGCGGGTGACGGCGTCTGGGACTGGGATGTGCTGGCCGGCAGGATCAGCTTTTCGCCGCGCAGCATGCAGATGCTGGGGCTGGGCAGCGATGAAATGGAGCACGATTACGATACGTGGTGCCAACGCGTTCATCCGGATGACGTGGAGCGGGGAACCAAGAATCGGGAACACCATACCCAGCAGGGCATCGATACCTCTTCGGTGGAATTGCGCGTGCGCCACGGCAACGGCGGTTGGATCTGGCTGCAGTCGCGCGGTCTGGTCGTCAAGCGTGACGAGCATGGCAAGGCGCTGCGACTGGTCGGAACGATCAGGGACATTACCGAACTCAAGGCCGAGCAAGAACGCCTGTTTCAGGTCATGCAGGAGATCGACGCACGCCGTCGCGAGGCGGAACAACTGGCGGCGGCGAAAGCGAATTTTCTCAATGCGGCCAGTCATGATCTGCGCCAGCCGTTGTATGCCGCGCAATTGTTCGCCGACGCGCTCGGCCAGGAGGTGTGCTCTGCCCAGCAACAGATTGCCGACAGCCTGCAACTCGCCATCAAGTCGATGTCGGCGCAACTGGAAATGTTGCTGGACATTTCCCGCTTCGACATGGGCAAGCTGGAAACGCACAAGTGCGACGTTCCGCTCGTTCGGCTCCTGCAGGAAACCGAGACGACCTACGGGCCGATTGCCCGCAAGGCGGGTGTCTCGCTCTTCGTCAGGTCGGTCGACGGGGTCGTGCATACCGATCCCATCCTGTTCTGCCGTTTGCTTGGCAATCTGGTCGATAACGCCATCAAGTTTTCCGTCGCCGGCAAGGTGCTGGTGTGCGCGCGGCGCAGTCGCGCGGGATTCCGCATCGAAGTTCGCGACAACGGCCCTGGCATCGCCGCCGAATACAGCCGGAAAATCTTCGACGAATATTTTCAGATCGGCAATCCGGAGCGGAACTCGGGCATCGGCCTGGGGCTCGGGCTTTCCATCGTGCAGCGCATCGCCCATTTGCTTGAGCTGAATCTGGACTTGCGATCGGAGCCCGGGCGGGGCGCCGTCTTCAGCATTGTCCTGCCCGCAGCCGGCGCCGATTCCCGGCACAGTCACGCGCCTTCATCGAGAGGTCTGGCCAACGTCACCCAGGCATCACTGCAGCCTGAACACGACGGGCAGGATCAACTCCACGACGCCGGCATCGGGTAG
- a CDS encoding EVE domain-containing protein yields MRYWLMKSEPAGFSIDDFLAMPNQTTPWDGVRNYQARNFMRDQMKVGDQVFFYHSNCKEPGIVGLAEVSRAAYPDQTQFNPKSHYYDPKATPEKPRWVHVDVRCLQKTRLVSISELRSHPELARMRTLQQGNRLSITPVDPAEWRFICERLLGIKAARATAR; encoded by the coding sequence GTGCGTTACTGGCTGATGAAATCCGAACCTGCGGGGTTCTCGATCGACGATTTTCTGGCCATGCCCAATCAGACCACGCCGTGGGACGGGGTACGCAACTATCAGGCGCGCAATTTCATGCGCGATCAGATGAAGGTTGGCGACCAGGTGTTCTTCTACCACTCCAACTGCAAGGAGCCGGGTATCGTCGGCCTGGCCGAGGTGAGCCGGGCGGCTTATCCCGACCAGACGCAGTTCAATCCCAAGAGCCACTACTACGATCCCAAGGCCACGCCGGAAAAGCCGCGCTGGGTGCACGTCGATGTGCGCTGCCTGCAGAAAACCCGTCTGGTGAGCATCAGCGAGCTGCGCTCCCATCCCGAACTGGCGCGCATGCGCACCCTGCAGCAGGGCAACCGGCTGTCGATCACCCCGGTCGATCCGGCCGAATGGCGCTTCATCTGTGAGCGGCTGCTCGGGATCAAGGCGGCAAGGGCCACAGCGCGATGA
- a CDS encoding ABC transporter permease codes for MQLAAHLHLPRFSLRAIAVWRRNFLVWRKLALTSVLGNLADPMIYLFGLGYGLGSLLPEVGGVSYIVFLASGTVCSSTMNAASFETLYSGFSRMHVQKTWDAILNAPLSLDDVLAGECLWAASKATLSGLAILAVVAALGLVHSPLALWAIPVIFCTGLAFAALGLIVTALARSYDFFMYYFTLFVTPMTLLCGVFFPIDRLPAALQGVATTLPLAHSVLLIRPLLQGSVPQDIALHVGALLATALLAYWTALLLIRRRLLG; via the coding sequence ATGCAGCTCGCAGCCCACCTCCACCTGCCCCGCTTCTCGCTGCGCGCCATCGCCGTCTGGCGGCGCAACTTCCTAGTCTGGCGCAAGCTGGCGCTGACCTCCGTGCTCGGCAATCTCGCCGACCCGATGATCTACCTGTTCGGTCTGGGCTATGGTCTGGGCAGCCTGCTGCCGGAAGTCGGCGGCGTCAGCTACATCGTCTTTCTCGCCAGCGGCACGGTATGTTCGAGCACCATGAATGCCGCTTCCTTCGAGACGCTGTACTCCGGCTTCTCGCGCATGCATGTGCAGAAGACCTGGGATGCCATCCTCAATGCCCCGCTCTCGCTCGACGACGTGCTGGCCGGCGAATGCCTGTGGGCGGCCAGCAAGGCCACATTGTCGGGCCTGGCCATACTCGCCGTCGTCGCCGCGCTGGGCCTGGTCCACTCGCCGCTGGCCCTGTGGGCCATCCCGGTGATCTTCTGCACCGGCCTGGCCTTTGCCGCCCTGGGCTTGATCGTCACCGCGCTGGCGAGGTCGTACGATTTCTTCATGTACTACTTCACCCTCTTCGTCACGCCGATGACGCTGCTGTGCGGCGTGTTCTTCCCGATCGACCGGCTGCCGGCCGCCCTGCAGGGCGTGGCCACGACGCTGCCGCTGGCGCATAGCGTGCTGCTGATTCGACCGCTCCTGCAAGGCAGCGTGCCGCAGGACATCGCCCTGCACGTCGGCGCCTTGCTGGCGACGGCGCTGCTGGCCTATTGGACGGCGCTGCTGCTGATCCGACGACGCCTGCTCGGATAG
- a CDS encoding ankyrin repeat domain-containing protein, with protein MPDPTRFALVVEQGDLKRVAAWLDDGLPADFQGDRIGSGLMIAAWEGNIAMMELFVRHGARIDLTNRYDEQALLLAAWRGHLAAVQWLLDHGAAADRPGARWTALHYATFADHPQIVSLLLARGGDVNARAPNGSTVLMMAAREGHADLARQLLEAGADVQAVNERGESALGWAMRHGNFGIARLVSSQAEFARAAQADPASFGAPQRSEAGPAEIEEILRQIRLAEAAGQSAASLRAALQASVERFRQESRRIVIDTPKRKAARRGKPGKLLITARRAAKPGETGGAGTSVGERAEMIYRDAAAGTPVAIHGGDESAAAAAAAVRGEISLILERMQQARASGQPVDALRKSLYEAVERLKQMP; from the coding sequence TTGCCCGATCCGACCCGTTTTGCGCTGGTGGTCGAACAGGGCGACCTGAAACGCGTCGCCGCCTGGCTGGACGACGGCTTGCCGGCCGATTTCCAGGGCGATCGCATCGGCAGCGGCCTGATGATTGCGGCCTGGGAAGGCAACATCGCCATGATGGAGCTGTTCGTGCGGCATGGCGCGCGCATCGACCTGACCAATCGTTACGACGAACAGGCCCTGTTGCTGGCCGCCTGGCGCGGTCATCTGGCGGCGGTGCAATGGCTGCTGGATCATGGCGCGGCGGCGGATCGTCCCGGCGCGCGCTGGACGGCGCTGCATTACGCGACCTTTGCCGATCATCCGCAAATCGTCAGTCTGCTGCTGGCTCGCGGAGGAGATGTGAATGCGCGCGCGCCGAATGGCTCCACGGTGCTGATGATGGCCGCGCGCGAGGGCCATGCCGATCTGGCGCGCCAATTGCTCGAGGCAGGGGCGGATGTCCAGGCCGTCAATGAACGCGGCGAATCGGCGCTGGGCTGGGCGATGCGTCATGGGAACTTCGGCATTGCCCGGCTGGTATCCAGCCAGGCGGAATTCGCCCGGGCCGCGCAGGCCGATCCGGCCAGCTTCGGTGCGCCGCAGCGCTCCGAAGCCGGGCCGGCGGAAATCGAGGAAATCCTGCGTCAGATTCGTCTGGCCGAGGCGGCAGGGCAGTCTGCGGCAAGCCTGCGGGCGGCGCTGCAGGCAAGCGTCGAGCGCTTCAGGCAGGAAAGCCGCCGCATCGTCATCGACACTCCGAAACGCAAAGCGGCGCGCCGCGGCAAGCCCGGAAAACTGCTCATCACGGCCCGGCGTGCGGCGAAGCCCGGGGAAACAGGAGGTGCAGGAACTTCTGTCGGCGAACGCGCCGAGATGATTTACCGCGATGCCGCTGCCGGGACGCCGGTGGCAATACACGGGGGCGACGAGTCCGCAGCGGCAGCGGCGGCTGCCGTCCGCGGCGAGATCAGCCTTATCCTGGAGCGGATGCAGCAGGCCCGGGCCAGCGGCCAGCCGGTCGATGCCTTGCGCAAGTCGCTTTACGAGGCGGTGGAGCGTCTGAAGCAGATGCCTTGA
- a CDS encoding sulfite exporter TauE/SafE family protein, with the protein MSWAWLGYPLLGIFAGFIAGLFGVGGGLMLVPLLFMLFAAQGIAEAHLMHLALGTAMATIAFTSVSSMRAHHRHAAVRWDIVRHMAPGLMAGTFGGTFIASSIPTRPLGVLFTAIVYYAALQMSIGFTPKPTRRLPGSPGLFLAGAFIGCIASLVSAGGGFLSIPFMFWCNVAIHQAIGTSSALGFPIAIAGTLGYILSGWGAEGLPAWALGYVHLPALAGIVVMSIATAPLGARLAHRLPVTQLKRAFGAFLALLATKMLYGLLG; encoded by the coding sequence ATGAGTTGGGCCTGGCTGGGTTATCCCCTGCTGGGCATCTTCGCCGGCTTCATCGCCGGTCTGTTCGGCGTCGGCGGCGGGCTGATGCTGGTTCCCCTGCTGTTCATGCTGTTTGCCGCGCAGGGCATCGCCGAGGCGCATCTGATGCACCTGGCGCTGGGCACGGCGATGGCCACGATCGCCTTCACTTCGGTTTCCAGCATGCGCGCGCATCACCGCCACGCCGCCGTGCGCTGGGACATCGTCAGGCACATGGCGCCGGGATTGATGGCCGGCACGTTCGGCGGCACCTTCATTGCCAGCAGCATCCCGACGCGTCCGCTCGGCGTGTTGTTCACGGCGATCGTCTATTACGCGGCGCTGCAGATGAGCATCGGCTTCACGCCGAAGCCGACGCGGCGTCTGCCCGGCAGTCCCGGCCTGTTCCTTGCGGGCGCATTCATCGGTTGCATTGCCAGCCTCGTTTCGGCGGGCGGCGGATTCCTGTCCATTCCCTTCATGTTCTGGTGCAACGTCGCCATTCATCAGGCGATCGGCACTTCCTCGGCGCTCGGCTTTCCCATCGCCATTGCCGGCACCCTGGGCTACATCCTCAGCGGCTGGGGCGCCGAGGGTCTGCCGGCGTGGGCGCTCGGCTACGTCCATCTGCCGGCGCTGGCCGGCATCGTCGTCATGTCGATTGCCACCGCGCCGCTTGGCGCCAGGTTGGCGCATCGCCTGCCGGTCACGCAGTTGAAGCGCGCCTTTGGCGCCTTTCTCGCCCTGCTGGCGACCAAGATGCTGTATGGACTGCTCGGCTGA
- a CDS encoding alpha/beta hydrolase, which produces MTERLLLDGPDGRIEVFVDTLPLPGLRGIALVAHPHPLFGGTADNKVVTTLAKALRGLGYVTLRPNFRGVGASEGSHDQGEAETADLLAVQQYAVQRFGALPTVLAGFSFGAHVATRLARILAERDTPAERLILVGTAAGHVEGARSYDTAAVPADTIVIHGSEDTTVPLANVLAWAEPLELPISLVPGADHFFHRKLHIIRNIIHAAWKR; this is translated from the coding sequence ATGACTGAACGCTTGCTGCTCGACGGCCCGGATGGCCGCATCGAAGTTTTCGTCGATACCCTGCCGCTGCCCGGGCTGCGCGGCATTGCGCTGGTCGCCCATCCGCATCCACTGTTCGGCGGCACGGCCGACAACAAGGTGGTGACGACACTGGCCAAGGCCCTGCGCGGTCTGGGCTACGTCACGCTGCGGCCGAACTTTCGCGGCGTCGGCGCCAGCGAAGGCAGCCACGACCAGGGCGAGGCCGAAACCGCCGACCTGCTGGCCGTGCAGCAATACGCCGTCCAGCGCTTCGGTGCGCTGCCCACGGTGCTCGCCGGCTTTTCCTTCGGCGCCCATGTGGCGACCCGTCTGGCCAGGATACTCGCCGAACGCGACACGCCGGCCGAACGCCTGATACTGGTCGGCACGGCCGCCGGCCATGTCGAAGGCGCGCGCAGCTACGATACCGCCGCCGTACCCGCCGACACCATCGTCATCCATGGTTCGGAGGACACCACGGTGCCGCTGGCCAATGTCCTCGCCTGGGCCGAGCCGCTGGAACTGCCGATCAGCCTGGTACCGGGCGCGGATCATTTCTTCCATCGCAAGCTGCACATCATCCGCAACATCATCCATGCGGCATGGAAGCGCTGA